In the genome of Pseudomonadota bacterium, the window ATTTTGTTGCGACGGAATCTAGGAGATAAGTGATCGATAAAATGCCGCGCCGCCCCTCGATCCTACGACTCTCTCGAATGCAGATCCAAGGACTTCTACAAGCGGATGCCCGGTGACACGGGTAGCTTTAATTGTTTTCCGGCCTTGAGCATTCCCTCGTCGAGGGTAAGGATCTTAGTGGCCCCATGATTACTGGCGATTGCGAGATGAAGGGCATCGCCCGCGCTCAGGCTGGTCGCGAACTGCTTGAGAAATTCACGCGCGAGCTCGTAGTCGAGGGCGGTGGGTAAGATTACCCGATAGGATTCTTCAACCAGCTGGTCGAATTGTAAGACAACGGCCTGTCCCTCTTCGGGTGTCAGGCCACGCATCCTCACTTCGCGGGCCACCAA includes:
- a CDS encoding type II toxin-antitoxin system VapC family toxin, whose protein sequence is MLYFDTSFLPPLFVDEKTSRIIEAYVTTLPAGELYLSHWTRLEFSSLVAREVRMRGLTPEEGQAVVLQFDQLVEESYRVILPTALDYELAREFLKQFATSLSAGDALHLAIASNHGATKILTLDEGMLKAGKQLKLPVSPGIRL